One Stratiformator vulcanicus genomic window, GCTGCCTGGCCAAAGCGGAGAAACCCGAGGAAGCAATCAAGCAATTACAGAACGCCTCCGAAGCAGGTTGGTGGAACGCCGGGATGGCCCGCCGCGATCAGCACCTCGTTTCCCTTCGCGAACGTGAAGACTTTAAGGCCTGGCTCGCATCGCTGGAGCCACCGCTGTTTGAAGTGCAGCCGAGTCTTCGAATCGAACCCGGCGACCGCTGGGCCGCCGACGGCACGCGGTCCGACGAAGGCCGCCGCTATCTGCTATCGACAATGCTTTCCGTCACGGCGGAAAACGGGCTGAACCTCGACGAAAGCCTCGAACTCTTAAGACGCAGCAAATCCGCCGACGGTACTCATCCCACCGGAACTGTCCATTACATCGTCAATAAGAATATTCGCTCGCGGACCCGCCAGCCGCTGTTCGCCTCCGCGATCGCCGCGTTGGACCGGCTCGGTGTGAAAGCCGAGGCAACCAACGGCCTATTGCCGAAAGAGCGAGACGACGTCATCGGCTTAATGGCCGGCTCGGCCATCTTCGACTGGCCGGCATCAAAAAGCAAAATGAAACCGGGTGCGATTGCCGAACACCTCACGAGCTTCGGCGGCGTCTTCGGTCGCAAAAACGGACAGACGCAGCTCACCGAATTTCTCCGGCACGGTGCCGCGGGCTCCAGCGGAACCGTGACGGAGCCGTACGCGATCCCCAACAAATTCCCCAATCCCTTCCTGCACGTGCATTACGCCGCCGGATGCACATTGGCCGAAGCATTCTACCAGTCGGTCCATGGCCCGTATCAATTGCTCGTCGTCGGCGATCCGCTGTGCCGACCCTGGGCTGACGAAGTCGCGCTGCAGATCGACATTGATTCCCCCGCACCGGACGGCGATGGCTCAATCGCGGTCTCGGTCGACGCCGAAAACCTCCCGGAGGTCCCGACCGGCATCGCGATTTACCTCGATGGGAAATGGACTGCTCAATCCCAGCCGGGCCAATCGATACGGCTCCCGGCGATGCAGCCGACCGATACACCTCGAGACATTTCTGCCGTCGCCCGATTCGAAAACCGGACCAACTTGCGGGCCCGCGGATTCGCAACGTTCGGTTCGATCGCGGATTAGTTCGCATCCTCAGCGGACCCGACGCGTTCGAGGCGTTTTCGACCCCGATGTCGGTCTCTTTAGATTCGGGGGCCGAGAACAAAACGTGGTTGCAATGCCGGCGATTTCCGCTCACTGTAAACGCACGTAAACCACACCCATGTGCTGCGGGCGATCGGTTCGAGAGCGGTCGTCCGGGTGCCTCAGAAGGAGCGCTCATGCTGGCAGTACGCAATTTAATCTCCGCCTTGGCGTTGTTGATTTTGCTCGGCGGTTCTTCTTTTGGGTCAGCCGACGAACAAACGCCGTCAAAGCGACCGATTGTGATTCGCATTGACCGCGGCGACGAAACGATCGTCATCAAAGTCCCCGAGGGCGGGCAGATCACAACGAAGTCAGCCGCCGGGAACGCCACGCGAACTCCCGCCGAAAGCGACACGCAATCGGAGCTAACGCAACCGGCCACGAACTGGGTCGTCATCAACAATCCGAACATCGCGGGACGAATGACCTTTGTGGAGCGTGATCGTATTGATCTCCGCGCTCTCCAAGCCGACGGCACCTATCGCATCCTGGCCAAAGGCATCCCGGTTCAGGATGTCTCCAAAGATAAATCAGGCAAGGTCAAACGCATCATTCTCGGTGACAGAGATCGCATTCTACCCCTGATTCAAATCATCCCGAAGAAATGGCTGGAAGTCGTCACGTCCGGGCAGGGCAACCCTTCCGAAGAGCAATCGACCTACGAAGCGTTAAGCGATCCGGCGGGGCGGTTGCGATCCGCCCTCCGATATTGGGATCGCAACAGCGAAGACCTTGCCTCACGGAGCGCAAAAGATGAATCGACCGAACGGACGCTGTGGATGCTGCTCGATCGAGAAACAGTTCAGATTACGCCGAACTATATTCTTAATCCCAAGCCGCTTATGACTGATGAGTGGGCGGGTGCATTGGAAGCCTTAAATAAAATCGACAACCCGAACTTAAATGCGAAGGTCCTGCGCGCATTTCTGGAATCGCCCCAGCCGAATGAAACAATCAGCTTCGGAGCGAACAACGGCATCGCAATGTTCTTTCCCCCGAAAGTCGCCGCAGCCGCCGGCCAGACAACCTCAGCCGGGGGCGGTCGATATGATGATCTGCCGAACGGTGGGTGGACCGGGATCTCATCACTTCATTCCGTTCGCCCCATGCTGCGAATCGCCTCCCCCTACCACTTGCCGTTTCACGAAAACGTTGATGTTCCGAAGAAATCGGTCTCCGCATTCGGTGAGATCATGCTGCGTCGCCCGGCGCCGCAGGATCGCAGCACTTTGAAAGTATCACTTTATAATACGGACGGCTATCCGATCAGAGGTTGGAAATTCCTCTACGGTCCCGTCACGTTCGGCGGACAGTTTGGCGAAAGCCGGGAGATGGGATCGAACGGAATCGTCACGATCGAAGGACTCGCGCCCCAACGCTTTCTCATCGGTTTCGACCAGCGAATGGAACAGAAGTGGCGGCACGAGGTCATCTTGAAACCGGGACACGAGACCCACGTCAAATTTAATCTCGACTGGTATCAGGTTCTTAAGGAACCCCGGGTCGTCCATAAGAGCTTTGACGAAATTAAGGCCGAAGCGGCGCGGCGAGCCAAGTACGCCAAGTTGACGTCGATTGTGAAAGAATCAGGTGTCCGCACGATCGAAGGACCAGACGGCGTTAAGCTCTCCGACGGCATGCCTTTTTCCCCCAAATATGGAACGCTGGGCGTCGTCGGGCCGAACCACTTTCAAGTGAAGTACGAGGGCGAAAATCGCGAGGAGTCCGGCTGGTTTCTCTTTGGCATTGAAAACGCAAAGGGAAAGCAGATCACGCTCGACCTCGTCGGCGGGCGACAGGACAAGTGGCTGACGTTGAACCCCTCGATCATCGACGCGAGCGACCTGACCGATCCCTCCGCCTACGCCGTGGCCAATTCCGACTCGCAGCCGGGCACGACCAAAGCGATTAATGGCCCGCTGCTACCCGATACGTCAGGGGAGCGGTGGCGATTCGTGAAACGCTCCGAGTACCTGCCCGCTGAAGACACCTTAAGATTCACATTCACGCCGGAGTCCGATCAATCGCACCTCGCCATGCGACCGACCTTTACAATGGGGTTCTATCAGCAATGGTTAGCCGAGCTTCGCATGGATTCGACCGTCACCGTACACGACGTCGGGACCAGCGACGACGGTTTCCCACTCGTGATCGTCGAACTCGGTCGGCAGGACGATCCGCACCGCGAAACCGACCGCTGTCTGGTACTTAATTGCGGCGAGATGGGGGACCAACCCGATACGAATTGGGCCGCCTACGGGGTCGTCGAAAAGTACCGCCAAGCGGTTAAAGAAGGCAATGCACCTTGGCCGAAAGACACGACGGTTCTCGTCGTCCCTATGATGGACCCAGACACGGCTTATCAAGGGAACTGGCTCGGGTCTTACGTCAGCTTCGATTGCTGCGGCTCGCGGAAAGGGACCACCGCAACCAAGGCCTTCGCGAAGTTCTTTACCAACTGGGTCAATGACGGATTTCGTCTCGACTTGGTTCTTACACTTTATAACCCGGAAAGTGCCGAAGCGGCGAACGTGCGGATGATCGGCATCCCATCCGGCAGTCGTTATAAGTCAGCGTTGGCCAGCCTGCACTCTTCGATTCTTAATACCTTTAAAGACCGTTCTTATAATGTCGACAAAAAGCAGTATCCCCGCCGCGGTCGGCCGAGCTGCCGAATGTCGGGCTACTGTGGTGATCGGTTTGGTACGATGTACCTCGCCTATTTCGTCAATTCACGCGGCCCCAAACGTCACCTGACGTTAAAACAAACCCGCGCCACGGGCCCGCTGATCGTCCGCGGAGCGATTGACTTCCTACACAGCAAAGAAGCCCGCCAGGCCTTAAAGCAGGTGGATGAAAAACGAGACGAGCGGGCCCGCAAGTGGCAGTTCTACGACAAACCGCTCAACGTGGCCGATGGCAAGCGGGCGATCGAACTCGAGTGGGATATCTATCGAGCGGACGATCCCCGCAAAGTTTCGAAAGACAAATAGCAACCGAACCCACGGCGTCGGGCTTGCCTCGCGACTTGAATCTCAGCCACCGAGTTGCGTACCGTACTCGCATCAATATTCGATGATCCGTAGGACTGGCCGATGACCGCTTTCCGACTGACGCTCGCCACCGTCTTCTCTCTCGTTGCCTTTGCTGCCATTGAAGCGGCCGAAACTCGCCCGAACGTGATCGTCGTGATGACCGACGATCAGGGTTACGGCGAATTCTCCTGCCATGGCAACCCGATCGCCCGGACGCCGAACATCGACCGCTTCGCGTCCGAAAGCGTAAGCCTCACCGACTTCCACGTCGCCCCGATG contains:
- a CDS encoding TPR end-of-group domain-containing protein — protein: MPEPKIAAVSIQRRVGITAAALCLMLLATTSDATAGLDVENVLVAVNANDETSQQIAAEFVKLRGIPELNVVELENVPEGSTSTVEAFREQILLPIRTAMTQREIDAQISCIAYSSGFPTAYRVNGDLPDGKRTSKVLTPVASLTGLTFLYEQVEEADIDYLSLTANRMYRRPTRLAESIRLTAEDAATLNEVGKLMSSSDWDDAAQLLKDLAERHPEQSIFPYQLACCLAKAEKPEEAIKQLQNASEAGWWNAGMARRDQHLVSLREREDFKAWLASLEPPLFEVQPSLRIEPGDRWAADGTRSDEGRRYLLSTMLSVTAENGLNLDESLELLRRSKSADGTHPTGTVHYIVNKNIRSRTRQPLFASAIAALDRLGVKAEATNGLLPKERDDVIGLMAGSAIFDWPASKSKMKPGAIAEHLTSFGGVFGRKNGQTQLTEFLRHGAAGSSGTVTEPYAIPNKFPNPFLHVHYAAGCTLAEAFYQSVHGPYQLLVVGDPLCRPWADEVALQIDIDSPAPDGDGSIAVSVDAENLPEVPTGIAIYLDGKWTAQSQPGQSIRLPAMQPTDTPRDISAVARFENRTNLRARGFATFGSIAD